TGAACCTCGCACCTTCCCGTGAATGCGATTCCTGGAGAGTGCTGATCTCGACCCCCTCGCATATCTGCGCCACGGCCATTCTAGCGAGTGCATAGGCAAAGTCATTGCCGCGTTGTGAATCTCTCCGTTGACTTCCGCCCTCCCCGTCTCCATAGGTCATATTCAACAACCTTTATTACAGCTTTGCAATGCGTAACATGTAGTAGAATCATTCTCTTGAATCAAACTCAACGAAAAGCGCATTCCTTTGgaatcaaaattcgtttttaattcaTTCTCCTATAGGTACCTTAAACAtcataaatcaaaatttgagtTATTATAAGAACACGTTTGCCTAATACATGTGTTTAATAAAGATCGATTCTTTCCCAAAGAGAACCAATTGATACTTGTCCCCAGCAAAACCCTAGAATCGAATTCACGAGATAAGAGCGCGCCAATTAGAAACAGAATTGAAATGCTTACCGGAGAAGAAGCTTTCCCCATTGTTGAAATCCCTAGAAGGAGCAGAATCAACGAGTAAGAAGTAGCAGAGCCAACTCGAAACTCTAGTGAATTGAGCGAAATTGAATTGACTTTGTGGCTTAAGGAGGTAAGAAGAAACCCAATCGAAGTGGAAAGGCGCCAAATTTTAGGGCACAGAATCAGCTTAAACCCTTCGATCCAGAGAGAGAGTAGTGAGAGTGTGAGAATTTCGTCGTAGCTTTTATAAGCGGAAGCAGGTCACTAAAGGAAAGAGGCGATGATAACTTCACGACCGAGCAGATATAGATCCCGTCACAAAGCTATTATATAATGACACGTGTAATCATGTAATAATTCATACACACCCCAAGCTCGAACTGTATTCCCATGATTATTGAAAACTCAGAGGCCTGATAAGGGCCCAATTTAAAGATATTAATACTGTGGGCCCAAAATTAATATTTCGAACTGAGCCCAAGAGAGGTTAGTTACGTAATTATTTCCTTAAACCCTGCTgatgtgttttttatttattcagaATCTATTCTCCTCGAGCTAGAACCCTAATTTATCTCTCTGTAACCGCCGGTTGGAGAAGTTAGAGGCGATAATGGACGGCGGAGGAGAAGACGCGTCTAAAGTAATCCACGTGAAGTTCGTGACGAAGCTTGACTCACCGTTCCAAGTTCCGTCCAGCTCCGTGGTTATCCCTTCCAATGTCACTCGTCTCGGTCTCTCCTCCATCGTCAACTCTCTTCTCACTCTCGGTAGACTTCTATATCTCTTTACCTTGTTGATTGTTAGGGATTTCATGCATATAATTGTGGGGATTATCTTTGGATGAACAGAGAAACATGAGGCATTTGACTTTTTGATCGATGGGGAGCTTATTCGAATGTCACTTGAACAGTTTCTTCTCGCCAAGGGAATCTCAGCGGTAATGTTTTCCTAAACAGCCACTAAAGACAGCAACTTGGTGTAGGTAATCTTTATCTTCTAGGAAAAAAATGTACTTAGTTAAACTTGTGGAATCTTGTAGGAACGAACTCTTGAAATAGAATACATAAGGGCTGTGGCGCCACGGAAGGAGGAGAAACCTTCATTGCATGATGACTGGGTCAGTGCTGTTGATGGTTCTTCGTCCAGGTAATTTCTTGTTCTACGTCTTCTAGATTACTGTAATATGTATACTGGTCATATAAGTTTACGATATTTCTccttttacaaaatcttatTCTATTTTTTGCGTTACCACTTACGAACTGTTGGTTGATGCCGTATAGAGAATCATAGAAGTATAGAACTGTGTAAAGGGTTAATGTACACGACTGCCGTATCATTGTTTTTGTGATATATTAACACCTGTTACTTATGTAGATTTTGCTTAAAACTAAACAAATCAGGGCCATCCAGTGATTGTTATTGTCTTAAAGGATGTATTTATATGTTCTTGATTGTAAACGTTCTGTAAGTGGTTGTCCTGATctcgtttttttcattttcagatTCATTTTGACCGGCTGCTATGATGGGTTAGGAAGGTAATcatttgaataatttatttatatcatgtatGCATCGGCCTATCTTCTATCTCTTTGTATTGCTGTCAACATTTGCAAGGATCTAAGTTATTTCTTCTGATTAGGATATGGAGCTCTCCTGAGTCGTGTACACACATTTTAGAAGGCCACTCTGGGGCAATCTCTTCTATTGCCTTTGTTAACTCCGAAGGTATGATCGTAGCACGATAAATCTATACTTTGCCTTTTATTCACTAGCAAATAGTATTAACAAAGAAGGTTTTCACCTTTTTCGCTCATCTATCCCTTCCTTAcattttcttgttcatttgtcCATCCAGGTGCAGAAAATGTTACTGTAGCAACTGCCGCTAAAGATCGAACATTGAGATTGTTTAAGGTAAACACGGGTGCTAATATACAAGCAAAGGTAAATGTTCTGGTTAACTAAAGTCATCTTTTTGTGTATGAAGGTTGATACAGCTGAATCTGGTGACCCTACTACAAGAGTTGGGGCTTACAAAATATTACGTGGGCACAAGGCGTCGGTGGCAAGTGTTGCAGCTCAGAAATACGGGAGCAAGGTTTACCGTTTCCTCATACGCTTAACTTGTGTATCGCTAATGAAACTACTTTGTATTTTCATCGTGCTCACCTGCTGTATAATGTATTTCAGATTTGCTCGGGTTCATGGGATTGCACGATCAATTTATGGGACACAGATGAGGCTACTTCAGAGTTGTCAGTAGcagggaagagaagaaaagggAATAATCAGGCCGAGGAAACTCAGTTAGAGGTACCCTCAATAAACTCCTCTTTTGAAACGCATTGTTTGCTCTTCAGAATATGAGGAAGAGACAGGTCTACTCTCCAACAGTGGTGTGTTCTCAGTTGAAGTAACTACTTTCAATTTCGACGTTGAATTTCTTACAGGGAGAAGCGGAGAGTACATTTGTTGGACACACACAGTGTGTCTCATCAGTTGTTTGGCCGGAGCATGATGTGATTTATTCCTGTTCATGGGACCATTCTGTAAGGAGATGGGATGTTCCCACAGGGAAAGAATCTTTGAACTTGGTATGCTTTCTCATACTCCTTTGCATTCTCGTGAATTCAGGCACACACCAGACCCGTTCCTGCTTAGAATTAAGTGCGTATAAGTTGTTTCCATCGAAGCTTAGAGGGAGTTTGTTTCTGTCAAAATGTAGTTCTGTGGAAAAGCTCTCAACACGGTAGATGTTGGAGGTGAAGGCTCTGCGCTTGTAGCTGCTGGTGGGTCAGATCCAATACTTAGAGTATGGGATCCTCGTAAGCCTGGTGAGAGATCTATATGAACACACACACATAGTCAAAAATATATGAACCATATACCGAGTTTATTACTCTGGTAGTCTGGTTGATAAACTCTCTTCATACAATCTGTAGGAACATCTGCTCCAGTGTTTCAATTTGCTTCACACGCATCATGGATTTCCGCCTGTAAATGGCACAAAAGCTCTTGGTTTCACTTGCTCTCAGCTTCATATGATGGCAAAATCATGCTCTGGGATCTCAGAACCGCTGTaagcacacacacacactctttCCGTTGTTTCCTTGGTTTGAAACTGATATTCTTCATCCATTTTCATTTGCAGTGGCCTTTGTCAGTGATCGACACTCACAAGGATAAGGTAAATTAACACACAAACTTATCTTTTATCTTCTACTCTTCTTTTTGGTTCTTTTGTTACTCAAACAGTGCTAAAATATTGGCTTTGAAGGTTTTATGTGCTGACTGGTGGAAAGGAGACAGCGTAGTGAGCGGAGGAGCAGACTCTAACCTTCGAATCTCTTCCGGAATCTCAATTTCTTAAGGTCTGAATCTGAAATCATTCGTCCACTTCTTACATATGAAATGTGGACATAACTAAACGCAGTTTCTTAAAAAGTCTGAAATATCATTTCTTGTCTTAGAATATGTGGTACTCAGAAAACACCAAAGATTCTCTGTTCCTGACCTGGTTCATCAAAAGTTCCCGATCATGGAATGAGATTGTTGTAAGTTCTGCTAGAGAAAGCTTACTGATGGTTTTGCATactctttttcatatttttggtgGGAATgaatgttgtttttgtttttaataccgatttattaaaaaaatgtatttgcTTATTTTCACTACCATACTGAATAGTGAATACCACCAGTTTGTTGTGCTATAAATCGCATAAACTAAAAGGATACTGGACCATTAAGAGAAGATCAGAcggatattaatttatcaatcaACTAACTAAACAAAAGCGTTACACAGTGGTGAGGAGAAACTAAAGTCACGCTTTGTTTAAAGCGCGTGGGATTTTTCACATAGCTAATTCCCACCTACTTTTTTAATCAGCCTATCTCTGAAGCAAACGATTCGTAGTTATCTAGGTCAACTTTCTCTAATAAATCTACATCGTCCGATCTTTAATCTCAACATCATCTTGACCGTTAAATCTAAACAGCTTAACAAAGCGCATCCACCATCTAATACACGATGTACACGCTATTACCGCCTTTGTTACTGAACCAAACTCCGAGCCTGAGGTTCGTTTCCTTGTCATGAATTTATTaacttttgtatttttcagaaaaattagtttctctctctttatttctttttactgtatttatttttcttgcAGCAGTATCTGTCCTCTGGCCTTCTTCGGCTTCTTGTCCGAAGATTTAACATTTCTAAAAGAATCAGAAATTTTCTGAGTCTACTGTtcagagaaaaaaaaggaaataattgTCTgggaaataattttcttttcgtGAATTTCAGTTcaaggagagaagaagagaagcttgGAAAAGAAGagggaaagaaataaaaaacaaattctttttcttaatatatattttattattttggtggCAAATTGAGCCGTGGGTTTGTGGTTccagtgaagaagaagaaccctaGACGATTCTGAGCTTCTATTGTCCTCAGATCACGGTTTTTATTTGCTTCCATCTGGTAAATTCTGAGtttctcttgaattttctgtTCTATAATTAACTGTAGTTTGATTGATTCTGGGTCATCCTTTGGAGCTCTAAGGTCTTGAAAATCTACTTGTTTCTTTTCTGAAAAATTACTACTTTAAGCTTTTGATTCTGTGTTCTTCCCCAATTTTATGTAGATTTGCCCACAAGGTTAGAAGGATCTGTTTAGCAATTAAAGTTTTGCATTGCATTACTGAGGGATGACATCTCTTGAATACTGTTTGGTGTTACAGATGGTTGATGGATCTACTGGTCTTTGGGAGAGAAGGATaagctgatgatgatgatgatgatgttacaAGTTTAATGCATGTGAAAGTTTTCTGAACATCAAATTCAACATGTGTTGTTTATGTGAAAGCTTAGTTTGTTTAACCAACTAAAGACTATAAAGCTCGTTTTCAAGATTCAAATTCGTAAAGGTCTGACATTAACTGAAGAATCCAGTGGTGTgatttatgtttccaaacaacgcTTCAAGAGAAATTAGCAACTACTTCCACAACATAGCCTTATGAAGCAGTCTGGTTACGATGAGATGCAGCTGTTGCAGCAGCAGGTGATGCTCAAGCAGCTACATGCTCTTCAAATGCAGCAGCAGAACTTTTCAAACCCTTATTCGTCTACAGCTCAGAAGCAAGCTAACAGTAGCAGACAGTTTCCACCTCTTCTTGATGAAATGCCTCTAAATGATTCTTCACAAGGATATCTAAACTGGCCACAGAGGAGCGCAACCCCAGGCCAACAAGGAATGTTTTCTATGGGTTTTGGTTCTCAGCAGCCTGATGTTTCTCTCTACGGTGCTCCGGTTGGTAATGCAAGAGGTAATATGAGTCAACAGCCTCCGATTCAAGCGATGTATCAGGAACCTGGCAGCATAGCATTTAGCAACCCTTTCTTTAAAAGTCAATATGATCCATCTCCACCACAGTTACCTCTCCAGCAGGGAACATTTATGTCAAATCTTGGAGTTCAAGGGACAGGTTCAGTCAATCTCCTTTCTCAACAATTTGACAGCTCTCCAAAAGATTCTAGTGGGAGGCAGGAGGAACAAGCAAGCTGGTCTTCGTTTCAGCAGAAGGATACCACGAAGCTGTCTCAAGGTCTTGACCCACTAGAAGAGAAGATTCTGTTCAGTATGGAAGACAGTAGTAGCATCTCCGAGATTGCTTCCGGAGTGTTTGGTGACAGTGTGAGTTTCTCCAGTCCTTTCCCATCATCTATGCAGAGTGGGAGCTGGAGCGCGCTTATGCAGACCGCTGTTGCTGAAGCTTCTAGCAGCGAGACTGGTCTTCCCGAGGAGTTCAGCGGCTTAACGTATCAGAACATGGAAATGTCTGCCGACATTAATGACATATCCAACTTCATAGCAGACAGTGATAAGCAACAGCCTAGCTTCCCTGGGTTTCAGGTGCCTTCGAATCAGATGAGGCCAGGTCTCTTTCAGGATGATAGTACTACTCCTGTTTCCACTCAGAGGTCCTCGAATGTGACTGGTCACTGGGTGGATTGTAATCCTCAACCGAAGATATCTAAAGGTAATATGTATATGCAGTCCTTGGGGATGTTTGATCAGCTACAGTCTCAGACAGGCATCCATCGCTCCAGTACAGCTGCAAGTCACTTAGCCGGTATGTCTTCTTCACTTGTGCCTCGTCAGCTCGGGCAAGCGGGGATGTTCCCGCAGTTCATACAACAGAATGATCTGTCCACCGTGTCTGTATCCCAAATGCAGACGACTAATCCATTTGTAGCGTCTTTACCTGACAATGCAACACTTCCAGGCCTTGGAGGCCACACCACTAGTCAGACTAGATCTCCCCAACGAGGTACCAATCAGCAGTTTAATGTGTGGATGGACTTACCAAGTCGCCAGCATCTTTTGGATCAAGAACCAGTCAAAGTTCCCGCTGAGATATTGAGAAGTGATGTCACAACGTGGCAAAAGTCCCAACAGATGTCGTCCACAGGATATAATCTGCAACAGAGGATTGGTTTGCCTCAAGGGCTGGGAGCAGCTGATTTTAATAAACTGCCAATGGATAGTGGAATGAGCTCAATGTCACAGCTTAAGTCATTTGCGTTCCCTGGTGGAGCCTCTCGAAATGATCAGATGCAACCTGCACATGAGTCTCAAGTGATTCCCGAGAAGTTGCCTCAGCATTCTAAGCCTTTAGACACAATGCACAAACATGCAGAGATAATCGCACCAAAGAAACGCAAACTTATGAGAACAAAGAAGCTGCCTTGGCATGAAGAAGTCTCTAATGCATCCCAAAGGGATCACACAATCAGGTCTTTTCCCTTACTCTTTTCGGATGTTTTGACGTTTACCCTCTCTCTTTTATTCTCATTCgattaacttaaaaaaatatgttcttTCTGCAGTGAGGCAGAACAAGAATGGGCCAGAGTTGCTAACTTCTTAGCTGAGAAGGTATATTACTTCAAAGAGTATGGTTTAATGTGattgaaatatgattttaaatgttCTAATTCCATTGTAGGCCGAGTATGATACTCATACCTTCGAGTTTGCACCGCCACTGCACCGTTCAAAGAGAAGACTTGTTGTAACATCACAGCTTATGCAGCAGCTACTTGATCCTCCACCCTCACTCCGCTTATTTTCAAAAGCATCGTCAAGCTGTGATGTTTTGTGCTTCTTCATTGCTAGAGCAACTCTTGCTGATGCTTGCAGCCTTACCCACAAGAGAGAGAATGGTttgccaccatcatcatatgagATTGACAAGTAAGTATCATACTGAAAAACTCAAGCCACATTATGTACTAGTTTCCTTATTGAGAAACTCTTTAACTCGGAATATCTTAATAGGATACCAAAAAAGATTGAGAGTTTAACAGAGAAAGCAAATAAACTCAAGGAAAGCTTTGAAAGGTATGAACACTACTTTTAGCAGCTGCTTGTTTTTCTCATAACACTCTATAAAAaccttttacttattttttttggtgCAGACTGGAGAAGACACAGTCAATGGCAGAATTAAAATTCGACATAGAGGACTTGGAAAGATTCTCTGTTATCAACCGTTTTGCAAGGTTTCACAGCAAGGGACCAGTCTCCGGACAAGCCACTCTTCTAAAACCGATGCCACAGAGATACGTTGCGGTTGGACCGATGCCTCGGAGCATACCAGAGGGAGTACAATGCATTTCATTATGAATCTGCCTTTTGGAAACTAGTCTTTGCTATATATAGTATCTTATATGTTTTGGTACTATTCTTTGCTATTCTCCTGGGAATACAAGAAGGTATTGAAAAAACAACCATCCTCGGATAACACAACAGCTAAGCTATACtcctgctgctgtttcttttccAGTGGAAGTAAATATTTGTTGTATTGTGTGTTTTGGGTTAAAGAGATCAAGAAAACCCTGGGATAGTATCAAAAGTATCAGGTCTCTGCAGTAAGAATAGGATGAGATCCTGTTTGGTTTTACAGATAtgtctgttgttgttgttattttgtttttgcttagTTTAAAGCTATTAACTTAGTTTGGATGTTAGAATCTTATCAGTCCACAATACATGGATAATGGCATTGccctttatatatttttattttttacaactCTTTAAGGATAGGAAACTGTTTTGTGCTCCTTAGTCGAATTACGGACCAAGATATGAATCTGGAGGCATTTATTACTTAGAATCTCACTTTATGttaaatgttattatatatCTTTACAAAAAGGTGAAGTTATGACTTGTGATAATATGAGGAGAGAATATAATATATCTGTGGAGATTTTGTCGGATTCTTCCAAACTTTTGGGAGCTTGTTGCTTGAAAGTTAAAGTGACACGTGAGCTTAGATCCTTATTAGTAGTAGtgactaaaaaaaatatcttgaaTGTCAGTATAA
This genomic stretch from Brassica napus cultivar Da-Ae chromosome C9, Da-Ae, whole genome shotgun sequence harbors:
- the LOC106424765 gene encoding uncharacterized protein LOC106424765 yields the protein MKQSGYDEMQLLQQQVMLKQLHALQMQQQNFSNPYSSTAQKQANSSRQFPPLLDEMPLNDSSQGYLNWPQRSATPGQQGMFSMGFGSQQPDVSLYGAPVGNARGNMSQQPPIQAMYQEPGSIAFSNPFFKSQYDPSPPQLPLQQGTFMSNLGVQGTGSVNLLSQQFDSSPKDSSGRQEEQASWSSFQQKDTTKLSQGLDPLEEKILFSMEDSSSISEIASGVFGDSVSFSSPFPSSMQSGSWSALMQTAVAEASSSETGLPEEFSGLTYQNMEMSADINDISNFIADSDKQQPSFPGFQVPSNQMRPGLFQDDSTTPVSTQRSSNVTGHWVDCNPQPKISKGNMYMQSLGMFDQLQSQTGIHRSSTAASHLAGMSSSLVPRQLGQAGMFPQFIQQNDLSTVSVSQMQTTNPFVASLPDNATLPGLGGHTTSQTRSPQRGTNQQFNVWMDLPSRQHLLDQEPVKVPAEILRSDVTTWQKSQQMSSTGYNLQQRIGLPQGLGAADFNKLPMDSGMSSMSQLKSFAFPGGASRNDQMQPAHESQVIPEKLPQHSKPLDTMHKHAEIIAPKKRKLMRTKKLPWHEEVSNASQRDHTISEAEQEWARVANFLAEKAEYDTHTFEFAPPLHRSKRRLVVTSQLMQQLLDPPPSLRLFSKASSSCDVLCFFIARATLADACSLTHKRENGLPPSSYEIDKIPKKIESLTEKANKLKESFERLEKTQSMAELKFDIEDLERFSVINRFARFHSKGPVSGQATLLKPMPQRYVAVGPMPRSIPEGVQCISL
- the LOC106424646 gene encoding ribosome biogenesis protein WDR12 homolog, which gives rise to MDGGGEDASKVIHVKFVTKLDSPFQVPSSSVVIPSNVTRLGLSSIVNSLLTLEKHEAFDFLIDGELIRMSLEQFLLAKGISAERTLEIEYIRAVAPRKEEKPSLHDDWVSAVDGSSSRFILTGCYDGLGRIWSSPESCTHILEGHSGAISSIAFVNSEGAENVTVATAAKDRTLRLFKVDTAESGDPTTRVGAYKILRGHKASVASVAAQKYGSKICSGSWDCTINLWDTDEATSELSVAGKRRKGNNQAEETQLEGEAESTFVGHTQCVSSVVWPEHDVIYSCSWDHSVRRWDVPTGKESLNLFCGKALNTVDVGGEGSALVAAGGSDPILRVWDPRKPGTSAPVFQFASHASWISACKWHKSSWFHLLSASYDGKIMLWDLRTAWPLSVIDTHKDKVLCADWWKGDSVVSGGADSNLRISSGISIS